The Deltaproteobacteria bacterium genome has a window encoding:
- a CDS encoding class I SAM-dependent methyltransferase, whose protein sequence is MIGDALPFDQLVLLGAGYDGRAWRMKSLRDVKVF, encoded by the coding sequence ATCATAGGTGACGCTCTGCCCTTTGATCAGCTGGTGCTACTAGGGGCAGGATATGACGGCAGGGCATGGCGCATGAAGTCACTTCGTGATGTGAAGGTGTTT